The Streptomyces avermitilis MA-4680 = NBRC 14893 genome contains a region encoding:
- a CDS encoding acyl-CoA dehydrogenase family protein encodes MAASTHTVTNQAPPLVGYDVFAADRALVEAVERHLDPALLDEARTELSGLGLSAGSAQVQEWGALANENPPKLRTHDRWGNRIDEVEFHPSWHRLLGKGVSAGLTAAWSRPGGHVRRAAGFVIWTQAEAGNGCPLSMTHAAVPALRTDPALAAEWEPRLTSMVYDQGMRPAAQKAGALFGMGMTEKQGGSDVRANTTAARPLAEDGTYELTGHKWFCSAPMSDGFLVLAQAASATDGGGLTCFLVPRVLEDGTRNVFRVQRLKDKLGNRSNASSEVEFDGTWARRVGDEGRGVRTIIEMVAATRLDCVLGSASLMRQAVAQAIHHCTYREAFGGKLVDKPLMRNVLADLALESEAATTLALRLAAAYDDGGEQERAFLRLAVPVAKYWVTKRCTPVAAEALECLGGNGYVEEFGLARLLRESPLNSIWEGAGNVQALDVLRALQREPQALNAYLQEVGRARGADHRLDGAIKGLLTELADLEGIEGRARRVVERLALVLQGALLVRYAPPEVADAFCASRLGGDWGTAFGTLPHSLDLATVVERARPVA; translated from the coding sequence ATGGCTGCCAGCACCCACACCGTGACCAACCAGGCTCCGCCCCTGGTGGGCTATGACGTCTTCGCCGCCGACCGGGCCCTCGTGGAGGCCGTCGAGCGGCATCTCGATCCCGCGCTCCTCGACGAGGCGCGCACCGAGCTGTCGGGGCTCGGGCTCAGCGCCGGCTCCGCGCAGGTACAGGAGTGGGGGGCCCTGGCGAACGAGAACCCGCCCAAGCTGCGGACGCACGACCGCTGGGGCAACCGGATCGACGAGGTCGAGTTCCATCCGTCCTGGCACCGGCTGCTCGGCAAGGGCGTGTCCGCCGGACTGACGGCGGCCTGGTCCCGGCCCGGCGGGCACGTCCGGCGCGCGGCCGGTTTCGTGATCTGGACGCAGGCCGAGGCGGGCAACGGCTGTCCGCTGTCGATGACCCACGCGGCGGTGCCCGCCCTGCGCACCGACCCGGCGCTCGCGGCCGAGTGGGAGCCCCGGCTGACCTCCATGGTCTACGACCAGGGGATGCGGCCCGCCGCCCAGAAGGCCGGTGCCCTGTTCGGGATGGGCATGACGGAGAAGCAGGGCGGCAGCGACGTACGCGCCAACACGACGGCGGCGCGGCCGCTCGCCGAGGACGGGACGTACGAGCTGACGGGCCACAAGTGGTTCTGCTCGGCGCCGATGTCGGACGGGTTCCTGGTGCTCGCGCAGGCCGCCTCCGCCACGGACGGAGGGGGTCTGACCTGCTTCCTCGTGCCGCGCGTGCTGGAGGACGGCACGCGCAACGTGTTCCGCGTCCAGCGGCTCAAGGACAAGCTCGGCAACCGGTCCAACGCGTCGAGCGAGGTCGAGTTCGACGGGACCTGGGCACGCCGGGTCGGCGACGAGGGCCGGGGCGTGCGCACGATCATCGAGATGGTGGCGGCGACCCGGCTGGACTGTGTCCTCGGGTCGGCGTCGCTGATGCGGCAGGCGGTGGCGCAGGCGATCCACCACTGCACCTACCGGGAGGCGTTCGGCGGCAAGCTGGTCGACAAGCCGCTGATGCGCAACGTACTGGCGGATCTGGCCCTGGAGTCGGAGGCCGCGACGACGCTCGCGCTGCGCCTGGCCGCCGCCTACGACGACGGCGGCGAGCAGGAGCGGGCGTTCCTGCGGCTCGCGGTGCCGGTCGCCAAGTACTGGGTGACCAAGCGGTGCACGCCGGTGGCGGCGGAGGCGCTGGAGTGCCTGGGCGGCAACGGGTACGTGGAGGAGTTCGGTCTGGCCCGGCTGCTGCGTGAGTCGCCGCTGAACTCCATCTGGGAGGGCGCGGGCAACGTCCAGGCACTGGACGTGCTGCGGGCGCTCCAGCGCGAACCGCAGGCGCTCAACGCGTACCTCCAGGAGGTCGGCCGGGCGCGCGGTGCCGATCACCGGCTGGACGGCGCCATCAAGGGCCTGCTCACGGAGCTCGCCGACCTGGAGGGTATCGAGGGCCGGGCCCGCCGGGTGGTGGAGCGGCTCGCCCTCGTGCTCCAGGGGGCGCTGCTGGTGCGGTACGCCCCGCCGGAGGTCGCCGACGCGTTCTGCGCCTCCCGGCTGGGCGGCGACTGGGGTACGGCCTTCGGCACCCTGCCGCACAGTCTGGATCTGGCCACGGTGGTGGAGCGGGCCCGGCCGGTGGCGTGA
- a CDS encoding GAF domain-containing protein — MAHSPKDVTRLVARDAAQAARMLREVRSATLAGQRTRVAPRPVIEASWGRMRRSGVDPDHDVRAGLLSLDEVERRRRESPLRVVLPVLREGLLSVADVAQHIMVVADADGRVLWREGSPAVLRQADGLGCEPGADWGESVVGTNGVGTPAVTGRPVQVFASEHFVRSFASWTCTGAPITDPRDGRLIGVVDISGPLETMHPATLAWVDSVAKLAEARLREVHLTSLERLRAVAAPLLARLDGRAVAVDRDGWTAAVAGMPYARRLALPTSLTAGRSCLPVLGPCSVEPLPGGWLIRACDRATPAHTTRIVLDLSHPRRWSVTVSGDTGSWTHELTPRHAELLYLLTLHRSGRTAAALAADMFGDPARTVTVRAEMSRVRRYLGAFLDHRPYRFSETAEVELLAPDDPLDLLPHSIAPAVLRVRTAGPGGGVSLLAPGGGPV; from the coding sequence GTGGCGCACTCGCCGAAGGATGTGACGCGGCTGGTCGCCCGGGACGCCGCGCAGGCGGCGCGCATGCTCAGGGAGGTGCGCAGCGCGACGCTCGCCGGGCAGCGCACCCGGGTCGCGCCGCGCCCGGTGATCGAGGCGTCGTGGGGGCGCATGCGGCGCAGCGGGGTGGATCCCGACCACGATGTCAGGGCGGGGCTGCTGAGCCTCGACGAGGTCGAGCGGCGGCGCCGGGAGTCGCCGCTGCGGGTGGTGCTTCCGGTGCTGCGCGAGGGGCTGTTGTCGGTCGCGGACGTCGCGCAGCACATCATGGTGGTCGCGGACGCGGACGGGCGGGTGCTGTGGCGCGAGGGCAGTCCGGCGGTGCTGCGCCAGGCGGACGGGCTCGGCTGCGAACCGGGCGCGGACTGGGGCGAGTCGGTCGTCGGCACGAACGGGGTGGGCACGCCCGCGGTGACCGGCCGTCCCGTGCAGGTGTTCGCCTCCGAGCACTTCGTACGCTCCTTCGCCTCGTGGACGTGCACGGGCGCCCCGATCACGGACCCGCGCGACGGCCGCCTGATCGGTGTGGTGGACATCAGCGGTCCACTGGAGACGATGCATCCGGCCACGCTCGCCTGGGTGGACTCGGTGGCCAAGCTCGCCGAGGCGCGGCTGCGGGAGGTGCATCTGACGTCACTGGAGCGGTTGCGCGCGGTGGCGGCGCCGCTGCTGGCCCGGCTGGACGGGCGGGCGGTGGCGGTGGACCGGGACGGCTGGACGGCGGCGGTGGCCGGAATGCCGTACGCCAGACGGCTGGCGCTGCCCACCTCACTGACGGCCGGGCGGAGTTGTCTGCCGGTGCTGGGCCCGTGCTCGGTGGAGCCGCTGCCGGGCGGCTGGCTGATCCGGGCCTGTGACCGGGCAACTCCCGCGCACACCACGCGGATCGTCCTGGACCTCTCCCACCCGCGCCGCTGGTCGGTGACGGTCTCGGGAGACACGGGTTCCTGGACGCACGAACTGACGCCCCGGCACGCCGAGTTGCTCTACCTCCTGACCCTGCACCGCAGTGGCCGCACGGCCGCGGCGCTGGCCGCCGACATGTTCGGCGACCCGGCCCGCACGGTCACCGTCCGCGCCGAGATGTCCCGTGTACGACGCTATCTGGGCGCTTTCCTGGACCACCGGCCGTATCGTTTCTCCGAAACCGCGGAGGTCGAACTCCTGGCCCCGGACGACCCGCTGGACCTGCTGCCCCACTCGATCGCGCCGGCGGTGCTGCGCGTGCGTACGGCGGGGCCCGGCGGCGGCGTTTCCCTCCTGGCGCCGGGCGGCGGGCCGGTCTGA